ATTATCAGCCTTGTCAATAACTTCATACAGAGCATCCTACTAACTTAATCATAACAGGTTAAAATTGGGTAATTTCATGCCTTACTCATATCCCGATTTATATTTTTAAAGCGAGTTCCGTTGCTTGCTTAATCGCTTTTTTGGCATCCAATTCAGCAGCTTCAAAGGCTCCTCCTATTAAATGCGATTTTATTCCTTGTTCGGCAAGGGAGTTGAATAAACTTTTTTCTGGCAATTGTCCAGCACATAAAATAATATGATCCACCTCTACTAACTCTTGCTTTCCATCTTTAGTAATATACAAGCCTTTATCATCAATTTTATCATATTGAACATTGGTCACCATTTTCACTTGGCGATTGCGTAATGAATTTCTGTGTACCCAGCCTGTGGTCTTACCTAGCCTCGCTCCCATTTTACCCTCCGAACGCTGAAACATTACAATTTCTCTTGGCGCTTCTATTTTGATAGGTTTTCCTTCCACTCCTCCCCTTTTTTCGAAATCCATATCTACTCCCCATTCCTTAAAAAAAGATTGCAAGTCATCATGATTTTCTTCCTCAGGATGAGTGAGATATTCGGCAACATCAAAACCAATACCTCCTGCCCCAATTATAGCTACTTTTTTACCCACTGGCTTATGTGATTTCAGCACATCAATGTATGAAAGCACTTTTTCATTTTCCTGACCCGGTATTTTTGGATCACGAGGATTAACTCCTGTGGCTACAACTACCTCGTCAAATTCTTTTAATTCTTCAGCTGCTACTTTTTCACCTAACTGTAAATTAACTCCCGTTAACTCTAACTGCTTTTTATAATAACGCAAGGTCTCGTAAAACTCTTCTTTGCCTGGGATCTGTTTCGCCATATTGAACTGGCCGCCAATCTCTTCTGCTGCATCAAATAAAGTTACTTCGTGTCCACGTTTTGCTGCTTCAGTGCTAAAAGCCAATCCAGCTGGCCCTGCTCCAACTACCGCCAGCTTTTTAGTTTGCTTAAGCGGTTGGGAAACTAGTTCTGTTTCATGGCAAGCTCTTGGGTTCACTAAACAGCTACTTGTAATATTTTTGAATACATGATCTAAGCACGCTTGATTACAGGCAATGCAGGTATTGATTTCATCCTCTCTTCCTTGCTCCGATTTATTGATGATTTCCGGATCGGCCAAAAATGGTCGAGCCATGGATACCATGTCTGCCTGACCTGAAGATAAAATCTCTTCAGCTGTCTGCGGCATGTTAATACGGTTTGTGGTAATTAAAGGAATACTTACTTCTTCTTTCATTCTTTCGGTCACCCAAGTAAAAGCTGCTCTTGGTACGCTAGTTACAATTGTTGGGACTCTCGCCTCATGCCAACCAATACCAGTATTAATGATACTAACTCCGGACTTTTCCAATTCCTTGGCTAATTGTACCACTTCTTGCCAAGTACTGCCATCCGGAATTAAATCCAACATGGATAAACGGAAAATAATAATGAAATCTTTTCCAACGGCTTCTCTTACGGCTTTGGCGATCTCAATTGGAAATTTAATTCGGTTTTCGTAACTCCCTCCCCATTCATCTGTTCTCTTATTGGTGTGTTTTACAATAAATTGATTAATTAAATAACCTTCAGATCCCATTATTTCCACCCCATCATAACCTGCTGACTTCGCTAATTGAGCTGATTTTGCATAATCTCTAATAGTGGATTTTATTCTTCTAGAAGACATCTTCCAGGGCTTAAAAGGATTTATAGGCGCTTTGATGGCAGAAGGTGCTAAACTAAACGGATGATAACCGTATCTACCGGCATGTAGAATCTGCATGCATATTTTACCACCTGCTTCATGAACTGCATTGGTGATGATTTTATGTTTCTTGGCATGGCTCTTTTTTGTCATTTGAATAGAAAAAGGCTTTAACCATCCTTGCCAATTAGGAGAAACCCCACCCGTCACAATCAATCCGGCACCGCCTTTTGCCCTTTCTGCATAAAAAGCAGCCATTTTCTCGAAGCCATCTTTAGCTTCTTCTAAACCAGTATGCATGGAACCCATTAGAACTCTGTTTTTCAATTGAGTATAGCCTAAGTCTAAAGGTTCAAATAAGTGCGGATAAGTTGAATGTGCCATAATTAAATTTAGTATGCATGCCGAACAATTAGCAATTTATATAATCTTTTCTAAAAGCATTAAAATATCGTGAATTTATTGGTATTTTCGTCACAAAACTGAAAGAAAATGCAAGTAATCACCAATCATACGGTTATCAGAAATAATTTTGAAAAGGCCGTGGAAAAAGTAAATGAAGCAGATCTAGTGATGATTCCGGCTGGCTTCAATAATCACATTCTTTGGAATATCGGCCATGCGGTAGTTACCCAAAATGTTTTACTTTATGGTATGTCAGGTTTAGATTTTACACTCCCTACTGATTTTATTAAACGATATAAAAAAGGAAGTTTTCCCTCTGAGATTGAAAATCCAAAAACTGAATTGGCGAATATTTTTGAATTGGGAAAAATTGCCGATGAGCAACTAAGCTATGATATTCGGGAAATGAGATTTGATGACTATCAGCCTTACGAAACCAGCTTTGGAATAACCTTAAATAGTTTTAATGATGCTTTGCAGTTTAACAATATACATGAAGCAGTGCATTTAGGCTATGTTTTGGCATTAAAAAGAGCTTTGGGTTATTAACATTTTGGTCTTAGCGAGGCGCTAAGACCAGGGGAAGCCCCTTAATCCCCAAAGGGGAAATTACGTTGTAGTTTTTTTTCAAATTGTTGTAGTACAAGTCTTAAAAGCTATCAGCTTATTTCTCCTCATTAGCTACCTTTTTAAAACGTTCCCAACAACCTTCATAACATGTATTCACATCTTCATGAGGCCGTAACTTTAAAAAACCATCTTCTAATTCATAACGATTAAAAAGACGGGGTACAAAATCATCATATTCCTCAATTACACTATCTAATTCTATGTATAACATGTCGCTTATACTATTCGAAGACAATTCAAAAAAACCTTCTTTTCTGCCATCAGGACATCCTACCCCTCGTTGTGTTGTTAAAAAAGATGAATCAGAGTTCAAAGTTATAAAATAACCATCTTCTACATCATAATATCCGCTAATCGCATCCCATTCTTCCACTAATTGCCATTTTCCATATAAAGAATCTTTATCGATTGGCTCCAACTCCTCCTCTACTGTTTCTTCTTTGCAGGAAAAAAACATTAGAAATGGAATTATTATAAATAGTAAGTTTCTCATAAACGGTTATAGTCAATCTAAAGAAAACTTCTGTTTAAAATTCAAACTCACTTTTCCTCATTAGCTACTTTTTCGAAACTTCTGTAGCAACCCTCATCACAAGTATTTACACTTTCATGGGGAGTCAATTTTAAAAAGCCATTATCCATTTTATACCTAAATAAAGAATTAGGTATAATCCCATCTTGTCTATCTTCACATTCAATCCTCATTTTCATGATTTTTCCCTCATCATCTTCATATAAACCATAAGTACCAACTAAAAGCTCCTCACCAGTTTTACAAAAAACAAGATAATTAGTTGAACAGGTAGAGTCTGAATTAAAAGTATAAAAATAACCGTCCTCTAGATATGTGGAACCTGAAGTAGCCCCGCCCCATATCTCTACTAACTGCCATTTTCCATATATAGAATCCTTATCGATTGGCTCCAGCCCCCCCTCTACTGTTTCTTCTTTGCAGGAACTGAACAATAATAATGGAATCATTAAAAATAATAAATTCCTCACAATAAGTACTTTATGATATAAAGAGAGACAAGCTTTAAAAGAATTCATTTCTCCTCGTTGGCTACCTTTTTAAAACGTTCCCAACAACCTTCATCACATGTATGGTAATCTTCATGAGGAGTCAACTTTAAAAAACCATCTTCCAATTCATAACGATAAAAACCACTAACTATTTCGGTCTCACCATTGTCTTGACAAGTAAACGCTACTTCCATTATATCACTAGTACTATCACTTGATAATTTGAATGCACATTTTACATTATCACAATCCTTAAAAGACCAACTCACAGAACAAGTAGAATCTGAATTAAAAGTACGGTAATAACCATCCTCTACTTCATAAGGATCGGACATAACCCCATCCCATTCTTCCACCAACTGCCATTTCCCATATAATGAATCCTTATCGATTGGCTCCAGCTCTTCCTCTACTTTTTCTTCATTACAGGAAATAACGAATAAAAGAGGTAAGATTAAAAAAATTAAGTTTTTCATAATAAGTCAAATTTAGTTGATAATTAATTGCTTGGTTTCGGTTAATCCTTGGTGTTGTACTTTTACCGTATAGGCTCCTTTTTTAATTTCGCTTAGATTAATGGTTGTAGATTGCATTAATTGTCCGTGTGCCACCAACTTTTGGATCTTCGAAACAAATTAAAACTACTGAAATACTTTTAAAAATCGTATGAACGTTTGATGTAAACTTAATAATTAATTACAAACCACCCAAATACATATGTATTTTTTCAAATCGAACCCCACTTACTATTTAAATTATAAAAAGTCTCCCCATTGGCAATTCTAATCGGTGAAGCAATGTTATTATGATATAATTGCCCAGTTCCCAAGCCTTGAGGCATTTTTACTTTTAAATAAGAGGCTAATTGGCAGATGGCATTTAAGCCGATATTAGATTCCAGCATACTAGTCATCCACCAACCAATGTCCATGGATTCGGCTATTTTAATCCACTCCAAAGTTGATTGAATACCTCCTACTAAGCTAGGTTTTAAGATAATAAACTGAGGATTAATATCTTCCAAAAGGGCTAACTTCTTTTCCTTATTATTTATGCCAATCAATTCTTCATCCAAAGCGATGGGCAATGGCGTTTTGCTACATAAAAATGCCATATCATCATTTTTCCCTGCTTTTATTGGCTGCTCAATGGAATGTAAATCCAGTTTTGCTAACTCACTCAATTTGTCCAAGGCCTCTGGTGCTTTAAAAGCCCCATTAGCATCAACACGTAATGTCACTTGCTCTTTTGAATAGTGATTTCGAATGGATTTTAAGAGCGACAATTCAGTATCAAAATCAAGGGCCCCAATCTTCATTTTAATGCAATCAAAACCTGCATCTAATTTTTCCTGAATCTGTTTCTGCATAAACTCTTTACTTCCCATCCATATCAAGCCATTAATGGGAATTCTTTCTTTGCCTTGATAAAAAGGGGTGTCAAAAATGAGTTTCTTACCTCCATTAATGGCATCCAATAAAGAAGTCTCCACTGCAAAGCGAATTGAAGGAAAACCGTCAGGACAAACACTATGAGCAATTTCAAATGCTTCTTCCATAGCGGTTGGTATTTGCAATCCAATCAATTGCTCGCAAACCTTTTCCAATTGGGTTTCCATTTG
This is a stretch of genomic DNA from Marivirga harenae. It encodes these proteins:
- a CDS encoding NADPH-dependent 2,4-dienoyl-CoA reductase, translated to MAHSTYPHLFEPLDLGYTQLKNRVLMGSMHTGLEEAKDGFEKMAAFYAERAKGGAGLIVTGGVSPNWQGWLKPFSIQMTKKSHAKKHKIITNAVHEAGGKICMQILHAGRYGYHPFSLAPSAIKAPINPFKPWKMSSRRIKSTIRDYAKSAQLAKSAGYDGVEIMGSEGYLINQFIVKHTNKRTDEWGGSYENRIKFPIEIAKAVREAVGKDFIIIFRLSMLDLIPDGSTWQEVVQLAKELEKSGVSIINTGIGWHEARVPTIVTSVPRAAFTWVTERMKEEVSIPLITTNRINMPQTAEEILSSGQADMVSMARPFLADPEIINKSEQGREDEINTCIACNQACLDHVFKNITSSCLVNPRACHETELVSQPLKQTKKLAVVGAGPAGLAFSTEAAKRGHEVTLFDAAEEIGGQFNMAKQIPGKEEFYETLRYYKKQLELTGVNLQLGEKVAAEELKEFDEVVVATGVNPRDPKIPGQENEKVLSYIDVLKSHKPVGKKVAIIGAGGIGFDVAEYLTHPEEENHDDLQSFFKEWGVDMDFEKRGGVEGKPIKIEAPREIVMFQRSEGKMGARLGKTTGWVHRNSLRNRQVKMVTNVQYDKIDDKGLYITKDGKQELVEVDHIILCAGQLPEKSLFNSLAEQGIKSHLIGGAFEAAELDAKKAIKQATELALKI
- a CDS encoding o-succinylbenzoate synthase, encoding MRITSASIQHHTLQFKFEAGTSRGTLKEKDTWYLKLYAENKLVGIGEAGPLKGLSVEPLDQMETQLEKVCEQLIGLQIPTAMEEAFEIAHSVCPDGFPSIRFAVETSLLDAINGGKKLIFDTPFYQGKERIPINGLIWMGSKEFMQKQIQEKLDAGFDCIKMKIGALDFDTELSLLKSIRNHYSKEQVTLRVDANGAFKAPEALDKLSELAKLDLHSIEQPIKAGKNDDMAFLCSKTPLPIALDEELIGINNKEKKLALLEDINPQFIILKPSLVGGIQSTLEWIKIAESMDIGWWMTSMLESNIGLNAICQLASYLKVKMPQGLGTGQLYHNNIASPIRIANGETFYNLNSKWGSI
- a CDS encoding T9SS type A sorting domain-containing protein, producing MAHGQLMQSTTINLSEIKKGAYTVKVQHQGLTETKQLIIN
- a CDS encoding DinB family protein; amino-acid sequence: MQVITNHTVIRNNFEKAVEKVNEADLVMIPAGFNNHILWNIGHAVVTQNVLLYGMSGLDFTLPTDFIKRYKKGSFPSEIENPKTELANIFELGKIADEQLSYDIREMRFDDYQPYETSFGITLNSFNDALQFNNIHEAVHLGYVLALKRALGY